A window from Montipora capricornis isolate CH-2021 chromosome 7, ASM3666992v2, whole genome shotgun sequence encodes these proteins:
- the LOC138055551 gene encoding uncharacterized protein, with translation MAEEDAKENFERLKAIRAAHRGVITKKVQQAIEVLGDEGDTLTDEDFQQLDVIKRLVDGKLKKLEEIDQNVLSLCTLETIEGEIEGSDKVSAKVVECQKKIQDVVQKHNERMNSLNTTVSSSPQQLFNQGMYSHDPFGASSPSANQVKAKLPKLTLPKFWGDLTNWMSFWDSFESAVHKNPSISKVDKFNYLNLLLEGTARRAVQGLTLTEANYDSAVEILRKRYGRPQQIISAHMDEVIKLQPGHNDRPASLRYLYDRISVHVRGLASLGISTEQYGSLLIPVVMSKLPNEIRLEVARNSTNEIWKFLQMIKKEVEARETSEHVKTSKSSRKPPLGKPPIPSANKFGRNPVKCVYCKEYHYSASCERVKDPNKHKEILVKERRCLNCLRPGHVVRVCKNTKVCRHCGESHHQSICPSVSSSSSDERPTTSPPEQEVSNTTTTNTIGNKGTVLLQTAKAIAFDEDNSKSTYVRILFDNGSQRSYVTSSLKSRLNLKPIKTETLHLNMFGGSTFRKQSCEVVKLRLRKNEGKEVEVTALNYPIICSPLPSKVEVNYPHLEDLQLADSLNDKCGAIDVLIGSDYYWEIVSGKTVHGDCGPTAVSSKFGWLLSGPLRDSMTSDTVTSNLIISGDWPFASRENAELISSISLAISKWLCSFPL, from the coding sequence ATGGCCGAAGAAGATGCGAAAGAAAATTTTGAACGACTGAAAGCGATCCGAGCCGCTCATCGAGGTGTAATAACAAAGAAAGTCCAGCAAGCAATTGAAGTACTGGGTGATGAAGGGGATACGTTGACAGACGAGGACTTTCAACAACTGGACGTGATAAAGCGCCTAGTCGATGGAAAATTGAAGAAACTAGAGGAGATTGACCAGAATGTACTGTCGCTTTGCACACTCGAAACCATTGAAGGTGAAATTGAAGGGTCCGACAAGGTTTCAGCGAAAGTGGTGGAATGTCAGAAGAAAATACAAGATGTGGTACAGAAACACAACGAAAGGATGAACAGTCTGAATACAACAGTTTCAAGTTCACCGCAACAACTGTTTAATCAGGGAATGTATTCTCACGATCCCTTCGGCGCTAGCTCGCCAtcagcaaatcaagtcaaagccAAACTTCCGAAGCTCACTTTACCAAAATTTTGGGGGGATTTGACCAACTGGATGAGTTTCTGGGACTCTTTCGAGTCTGCTGTGCACaaaaacccgagtatctcaaaGGTCGACAAGTTTAATTACTTGAATTTGTTGTTAGAAGGCACAGCACGTCGCGCTGTACAAGGTCTAACTCTCACTGAAGCAAACTATGATTCAGCTGTCGAGATTCTTCGAAAAAGATATGGAAGGCCACAACAAATTATCTCAGCACACATGGACGAGGTCATCAAACTGCAGCCAGGCCATAACGATAGACCAGCATCGCTAAGATATCTTTACGATCGGATTAGTGTTCACGTGCGCGGTTTGGCCTCGTTAGGAATATCAACAGAGCAATATGGAAGTTTGTTGATACCAGTAGTCATGTCCAAGCTGCCCAACGAAATTCGACTAGAAGTAGCTCGCAACTCAACCAATGAGATTTGGAAATTCCTTCAAATGATTAAGAAAGAAGTCGAAGCTCGAGAAACGAGCGAACATGTAAAAACAAGCAAAAGCTCGCGAAAACCTCCGCTTGGAAAACCACCAATTCCATCGGCAAACAAATTCGGCAGGAATCCTGTGAAGTGCGTTTACTGCAAGGAATATCATTATTCCGCTTCCTGTGAAAGAGTTAAAGATCCAAACAAGCATAAGGAGATACTAGTCAAAGAACGTCGATGTTTAAATTGTTTGAGACCTGGACATGTTGTCAGGGTTTGCAAAAATACGAAGGTTTGCCGCCATTGTGGAGAATCTCATCATCAATCGATTTGCCCATCTGTATCAAGTTCTAGCAGCGATGAAAGGCCGACTACTAGCCCACCTGAACAGGAAGTCAGCAATACAACGACAACCAACACAATTGGAAACAAGGGAACTGTTCTTTTACAAACAGCGAAAGCTATAGCCTTCGATGAAGACAACTCGAAATCAACATATGTGCGTATTTTATTTGATAATGGAAGCCAGCGTTCCTATGTGACAAGTAGTTTGAAGTCAAGATTGAATTTAAAGCCTATCAAAACCGAAACGCTGCACTTGAACATGTTTGGTGGGAGTACATTTCGAAAGCAAAGCTGTGAAGTTGTTAAACTCCGACTGAGGAAGAACGAAGGCAAGGAAGTCGAGGTAACCGCATTGAATTATCCAATTATCTGCTCTCCATTACCGTCGAAGGTTGAAGTGAACTATCCTCATTTGGAGGATCTACAATTGGCCGACAGTTTAAACGACAAGTGTGGAGCCATTGATGTTCTCATTGGCTCTGACTATTATTGGGAGATAGTCAGTGGCAAAACCGTACACGGAGATTGTGGTCCAACGGCAGTTTCAAGTAAATTTGGATGGCTTTTGTCTGGCCCGTTGCGTGACTCCATGACATCAGATACTGTCACGTCTAACTTGATTATTTCAGGAGATTGGCCTTTCGCTTCGCGCGAAAACGCTGAACTGATAAGCTCAATTAGCCTAGCTATTTCTAAGTGGCTGTGCTCTTTTCCCttgtaa